In the Campylobacter sputorum subsp. sputorum genome, TTTATCCATACCGGTATAAAATTCTTTCATTAAAACCAAACATAAGTAACTTCCAAATTCTGTAACATAAATCATTCCATCTTTTTCATATATAGCATTTACAAGTTTTAAAAGAAATAACTCCATAAAAAGCTCTTTTGTTAAGAAAGTATCGTTTGCTTTGTTAAATTTACTTATATTTATACTTCCATCAAACAGCTCTGTTAAAAACAGATATCTTATCTTATCTTTTTTATTAAAACTGCATTTTGCTATAACCGGCTGAGTATTTGAGTTTATAAAATTACCATAATCATTTAAATCAAAAGCATTTATCAAAAGTTCTCCGTTTAAAAAACTAAAAGCACCGCTGCCAATACCCACATACTCGTGGTTTGAACCAACATATTCATCATTCATATCATATTTTTGTTTTGAAAACGCCCATGCATTGCTTTTGTGCAAATCTTTAAATTCCTCACAAATAATCTTATAAAACTTATACTCATTATCTTCATTGCTAACACCAAGTGTTTTTGCGATGGAATCTCTAGTAAGGGGCGATTTCATAAGTGGATAAAATGTAAATTGCTCTGGATTTATGCTTTTTACAATCCTTATATCTTCTCTTAAAATTTCCTCAGTTTGAAAAGGTAAATTAAATATCAAATCTATGCTAAGAATCGGCAAAATTCCAACTGCCTTATTTAGCTTTTCAATCAAAACATCTTTTGAGCCAAATTTTTCATATCTTGCGACTTTTTTTAATATTTCATTATCAAAAC is a window encoding:
- a CDS encoding coproporphyrinogen III oxidase family protein, whose amino-acid sequence is MNIGKEFAINYAHNKMQKALYNGLNIDMLDKPLQKTPKENINYMLYMHVPFCHTFCPYCSFHKYRYDEEVSKKYFINLRKEMQTIKDKGFDFSSLYVGGGTTLINEDELLKTLEMAKQLFNIKTVSCESDPSHISPQSLQKFVGIIDRLSVGVQSFDNEILKKVARYEKFGSKDVLIEKLNKAVGILPILSIDLIFNLPFQTEEILREDIRIVKSINPEQFTFYPLMKSPLTRDSIAKTLGVSNEDNEYKFYKIICEEFKDLHKSNAWAFSKQKYDMNDEYVGSNHEYVGIGSGAFSFLNGELLINAFDLNDYGNFINSNTQPVIAKCSFNKKDKIRYLFLTELFDGSINISKFNKANDTFLTKELFMELFLLKLVNAIYEKDGMIYVTEFGSYLCLVLMKEFYTGMDKVRATFKDNNKIKNVKTLRIMEQADAPIQNVANV